A genomic segment from Comamonas terrigena NBRC 13299 encodes:
- a CDS encoding NAD(P)/FAD-dependent oxidoreductase has translation MIRIAELKLPLSAVEYHPENHTEYQPIAKLTALAAERLGIPASAIARLHVHKRSFDARKSALLAVYIADITLADPAQEAALLARFADQSHVTPTPDMAWKPVGAAPATLADSERPVVVGFGPCGIFAALVLAQMGFRPIVLERGKEVRERTKDTWRLWRQRELTPESNVQFGEGGAGTFSDGKLYSQIKDPRHLGRKVMTEFVQHGAPEEILYAAHPHIGTFKLVKVVEGIREEIIRLGGEIRFEQRVTDVQIDGEGAQRQLTALQVLNQATGESYALPTQHAVMALGHSSRDTFAMFYERGVAMEAKPFSIGFRIEHPQSIIDQARWGKDAGHPLLGAADYKLVHHAANGRAVYSFCMCPGGTVVAATSEPERVVTNGMSQYSRAERNANAGMVCAINPEDFPRDAKSFAWAFDGKTYGVEDLAEGQFHPLSGIVFQRQLESKAFLLGGRNYSAPGQLVGDFVAGTESREFGSVEPSYKPGIHLTNLHHALPAYAIEAMREALPAFGKKIRGYDMPDAVLTGVETRTSSPVKIGRGADFQSENTRGLYPAGEGASYAGGILSAGVDGVKVGEAVACAMLGLELPSSGIRSSGGAA, from the coding sequence ATGATCCGGATCGCAGAACTCAAACTCCCCCTCTCGGCAGTGGAATACCACCCCGAGAACCACACCGAATACCAGCCCATCGCCAAGCTGACCGCCCTGGCGGCCGAGCGTCTGGGCATTCCCGCCAGCGCCATTGCCCGGCTGCATGTGCACAAACGCAGTTTTGACGCCCGCAAGAGCGCGCTGCTGGCGGTCTATATCGCCGACATCACCCTGGCCGATCCGGCGCAGGAAGCCGCCCTGCTGGCCCGGTTTGCCGACCAGTCCCATGTGACCCCCACGCCGGACATGGCGTGGAAGCCCGTGGGCGCAGCCCCTGCCACGCTGGCCGACAGTGAACGCCCGGTGGTGGTGGGTTTTGGCCCTTGCGGCATTTTTGCCGCCCTGGTGCTGGCACAGATGGGATTCCGCCCCATCGTGCTGGAACGCGGCAAGGAAGTGCGCGAGCGCACCAAGGACACCTGGCGCCTGTGGCGCCAGCGCGAGCTGACTCCCGAGTCCAATGTGCAGTTTGGTGAAGGCGGCGCCGGCACCTTCTCCGACGGCAAGCTCTACAGCCAGATCAAGGACCCGCGCCACCTGGGCCGCAAGGTGATGACCGAGTTTGTGCAGCACGGCGCACCGGAAGAAATCCTCTACGCCGCCCACCCCCACATCGGCACCTTCAAGCTGGTCAAGGTGGTGGAAGGCATCCGCGAGGAAATCATCCGCCTGGGCGGCGAGATCCGCTTTGAGCAGCGCGTGACCGATGTGCAGATCGACGGCGAAGGCGCACAACGCCAGTTGACGGCCCTGCAGGTGCTGAACCAGGCCACGGGCGAAAGCTATGCCCTGCCCACACAGCACGCCGTGATGGCCCTGGGCCACAGCTCACGCGACACCTTTGCCATGTTCTACGAGCGCGGGGTGGCCATGGAAGCCAAGCCGTTCTCGATCGGCTTTCGCATCGAACATCCGCAAAGCATCATCGACCAGGCCCGCTGGGGCAAGGATGCCGGCCACCCCCTGCTGGGCGCGGCCGACTACAAGCTGGTGCACCACGCGGCCAACGGCCGTGCGGTCTACAGCTTCTGCATGTGCCCGGGCGGCACCGTGGTGGCGGCCACCAGCGAACCCGAGCGCGTGGTCACCAACGGCATGAGCCAGTACTCGCGTGCCGAGCGCAATGCCAACGCCGGCATGGTCTGCGCCATCAACCCGGAAGACTTCCCGCGCGATGCCAAAAGCTTTGCCTGGGCCTTTGACGGCAAGACCTATGGCGTGGAAGATCTGGCGGAAGGCCAGTTCCACCCGCTGTCCGGCATCGTCTTCCAGCGCCAACTGGAGTCCAAGGCCTTCCTGCTGGGAGGACGCAACTACAGCGCCCCCGGTCAGCTGGTGGGTGACTTTGTGGCCGGCACCGAATCCAGGGAATTCGGCAGCGTGGAGCCCTCCTACAAGCCCGGCATCCACCTGACCAATCTGCACCATGCCCTGCCGGCCTACGCCATCGAAGCCATGCGCGAAGCCCTGCCCGCCTTCGGCAAGAAGATCCGCGGCTACGACATGCCCGATGCGGTGCTGACCGGCGTGGAAACGCGCACCTCCTCGCCGGTGAAGATCGGCCGCGGCGCCGATTTCCAGAGCGAAAACACGCGCGGCCTGTACCCGGCCGGTGAAGGCGCCAGCTACGCCGGCGGCATTCTGTCGGCCGGCGTGGACGGCGTGAAGGTAGGCGAGGCCGTGGCCTGCGCCATGCTGGGGCTGGAGCTGCCTTCGTCCGGCATCCGCAGTTCGGGCGGCGCGGCGTAA